A segment of the Desulfitobacterium dehalogenans ATCC 51507 genome:
AAGAGCAAAGAAATCTATGGACAGATTTCTTCAGGGAAAGAAGAGCTGACTATGGAATATCATTCTCTAGGAAAAAATAATCTGGAAGAAGCTTTAGCTAGTTTTCCTAAACTCTTAGAGGAAAAAATGCCTTTGGAGATTGAAAGAAAGATGATTTTAATTGGGCCCCATCGTGACGACATTCTTTTTAAACTCAATGATCGTTCTACCCGTCTCTATGGATCCCAAGGTCAGCAGCGTTCCATTGTTTTGAGCACAAAATTAGCTGAACTGGAGGTTATTCACCAGGAAAAAGGGGAATATCCATTGCTTTTGCTGGATGATGTGTTGTCTGAATTGGATCGATTTAGGAGAGACTATTTGTTAGATTATATTAAATCTTTACAACAAACCATTATGACCATGACCAGTGCGGAAACCCTTACTCATAGAGCATCCTTAATGCTTAAAGTAGAAAAAGGGCAGATTGGGAGGATTGATTAATTAATGTTTTTACATTTAGGTGGCGATGTACTGATTAATCAGGAAAAGATCATTGCAATTCTGGATTTGGAGACGGCTATGACTAATTCAACCTCAGAAAGTTTCTTAAATAAAATTAAAGAAAAACAAAAAATAAACTATATCTCGGAAAAAGGTAAAGAAAAATCTTTAGTCATTGCCAGGGATGGAAATTATTTTTCCCCTATCTCATCAACCACACTATTAAAACGATCCAGTTCCATGATTATCGGTGAAGAATAGTAAGGATTAAAAAGAAGAAACCTCTCCAGGAATGTGAGGTTTCTTTGATTCGTTTTAGCCCTGGAGACTCCTTTATTTGAATAAAGCGTTGAAAGGTCGTATAATTAAAAGGTTAGATGTATAAGTAGAGGGAATTTGGGAGGGATCAGCTTTGCAAGAAAACGCCGAAATTAAGGATACTATTCCAACCAATGATTATAATGCAGGGCAGATTGAGGTACTTGAAGGGTTAGAAGCGGTTAGAAAAAGACCGGGGATGTATATCGGTTCTACAAGTCCTCGCGGTTTACATCATTTGGTGTATGAAATCGTAGATAATAGTATCGACGAGGCCTTGGCCGGCTACTGCGATACCATTGAAGTCACGATTCATAAAGATAATAGTATTTCAGTGGTGGATAATGGCCGGGGTATTCCGGTGGATATTCATCCTAAATTAGGCAAGCCGGCTGTTGAGGTGGCTTTAACGGTTCTCCATGCCGGAGGAAAATTCAGCGGCAGCGCTTATAAAGTATCCGGGGGACTTCACGGAGTGGGAATGAGCGTGGTCAATGCTTTATCCACCTGGCTCCATGTGGAAGTTAAGAAAGACGGGAATATTTATCATCAGGAGTTTATGCGCGGTAAAACCAAAACAGAACTGGCGGTGATTGGTCAGATAGATCAAAATCAGACCGGAACCACCATTACTTTTTCCCCAGAT
Coding sequences within it:
- the remB gene encoding extracellular matrix regulator RemB, which encodes MFLHLGGDVLINQEKIIAILDLETAMTNSTSESFLNKIKEKQKINYISEKGKEKSLVIARDGNYFSPISSTTLLKRSSSMIIGEE